A segment of the Zingiber officinale cultivar Zhangliang chromosome 8B, Zo_v1.1, whole genome shotgun sequence genome:
agatttttcaattttACAAATCTTTCACAAAATTTGCATCGGAGATTCTCGTCATCAGCGTAGGTTACTTAATTTGTGGGTCCTACATTACAAATCatacatctttatttttattttttcatttaatatctctatataatttttacttaatattttatttaattctcatctttaaattaatttatttgtaatttttaattaataaattaataaacttataatttttaatttaatttaatttataatttttatttaatatttaattaacttatgaattttaatttaattatagtcatttgtatttttttttaacttaccaaatatatttattttcaaaagaaaagtgtataatttaactattaaataaaatatttaatgatttaaaaaaaaatcaaacatgcaatattaatttttcaatgattaatGGCTCCATCTTCAAGAGAAAAAAAACATGTTTGAAATATCAAACCTACTCTTAAAATAAAAACCTCAAAGCTTATGTCTTCACTCATTAGAACTTTTTTGTTGAGTTTTTTCAACTTTACAAACCTATTAAAAAAGCtgcattggagatgctcttaATCTTTGCGGAGTTGCTTGTTAATCGAAAGAATAATGTACCTACTTGTGCTGAGATCTCGTAGTTAGAGATAATTTAACGAGTAAAAATCTTGAAGCTAGCTATAATTATTTTCTTATAATTCACTTTCCTATTCCAGTGACAGTGGACACTGTTGACTTTTTCTTTAAAAGTCGTCCACAATATGGGCTAGAAAAGGAGGGATGATTTTTTTCTGGAGGGTCTATAATGTCACGGTGATTGCATCATAGTCGCGATCTAATTATAGTTTATtatgacttttttttttatattcatcttttcattcatattgtaatttAGATCGGATAAATAATCGGAGGCGACTGACAATGGACGGATGGTAGGGTTGTCAGGCGTCGAGCGGGGATGACCTCTAGTCGACTTTCAACCGTTCATCCCAATCCAAACTATAACCTAAATGGAAAGATGAATCAGAAAAGGATTGCAATCAATTACAATCGATCATAATCCGGCCATAATTATATTATGAGTCATCGCCtgatctataaaaaaaaaatggacaGAGGATCCCTCCTCCTCGATCTTTAGACTTATGCAGGACGGCCTTTGGATGATTTCGCTGCTTCATCCTCGTCATGGTCAATTCCTGTCGGACTACAAACTCTGCGAACGACTTCGACCTAAGTGTCAACGCTATGGTCTGTGAGTTCAGTTGTCTCTTCTAGAACACAGAACTCGACTGTCGACAGGCAGTGGCGGATCTAGGGGGGAGCGGGGGTGTGCTTGAGTACCCCCTTGCTCCCGGAAAATTCTACCAATATGCTGTAGTCCGAGGGGCAGCGAGAAAGAAGACAAACTCCAGTTCTCTTTTTTAAGCACCCTCTTTCTTTTTTATCTGGATCCACCACTGCCGGCAGGATCCTCCGGGCTGGAtcacttaaaattaattaatagctGGAAAAAGCTGTTTCTAATAAATTTATCATAACATTTTGATGTTAATCTATTGGAAGATTTTAAAGTGGTAATAAATTTGTCAGGGACTTAGATTTCTCTATCCTCTTCAATGATTTACTCTGATTTCTGCATTTCCTTCCCATGCTCACTTTGCCAGATTCTTATAGTGTTACTTTCAACAGAGGAAGTGATATCCAGAAACAATCACTTAGAAACTATGAGACTGTTTTAGAAAAGTAGCAAACCATGATGAGGAAAATGAATTTAGACAAAAATCTAATGGATTATTCATAATGAATTATTGGAATCAATTAATTGGAACAAAGATCATTTCTTTAATAATATTCGATACCCTATATTTATTTATTCCGGTTTAGTTCTTATATATATCTATTTAGGCATTTGATTAGGATAGTTTAATTATTAGTTTTGATATTAGTTTAGCTAATCATTTCTTGGCTTTATATCTAGTGAgagaataatttattattttgttcAATGGCTACAAAATCTAACagtttgtgttttttattttgtgCAGTTGATCACTCACTTATCAAGAGCTTCAAGTATTTGATTGAAATGATATATAATTGATTACacttctaaaaaataaaaatatttatgatattatgaattGAATAatgaattatttaataaaaatgataTATATTTATTCTAATATGTTTTAATCAATGATAATTTTTTAAGTGAATGGTTACTTAAATATACAATGAATTAAATTATAGCACTATTTCAATATACAAAAATTGTagtcaatttccttttctcttataaGAAAATATTTATTAAGACAAGCCATCACGCCTTAATAGATGTTCAAACTTTTGGAGAGTTAAATTTGTTTACCTTTAGAAATTTTTAACAAGAGAAGCCATAAGCCATAATGCCTTGATTGATTACTCTTTATTCATTTCTATCATGTGCtagagataaaaaaataattatttctacAAAGATAAgtcaactattattttttttgagaCAAAGGCATTTATCgtctaaataaattttaaatattatcatcaagtgaaaAGATAAAAAACCTAATTCGTAAGATAAACTTTATTAGCATGTTATATTACAATTAGGCAAattcaaatatattttaaaaataagtttagcataaaaaataatttttagaagtaTAAAATAATCTATCTTAAAAGAGAATTCTTATTCCTTGATGACAGTACATGGCACTACCGGTGTTTGCATCTGCCAAAAAATTGGAAAAAACAAAGAGTAAAATCAATCGAAGAAAACTCAAAAGAACagataaaaaagaaagaaaagacaagATTTTTTATCACAAGTGGATTAGGTCAAAatcttttatctttttctttgGTGTAGTGTAAGCTGAGGGTGCACACACAAACATAATTTCGAGTTTCCAAACCAGGTGACAAATCTATTCAAAGTGGACACTAGGAACTCCACTAATTCAAGTTTTACTcctaaaaaacaaaagaaaagataaaaaaaataagtggACCTTTAATTCTATTTGCCTCGTGCcaatgtgtgtgtgtgtatatatatatatatatataaacaattgTCAAAAAGAAGAAAAGATGGCCAATCTACCTAAAAAAGAGCCaaaaagttaataaaaaattaatttatagccTCCAAATAAGCAAAGTACAATACTGTGGGAGTCTAACTTGATGCTCAAAAGTGCATACCATACAGCCCTTAAGAGTCATTAAtttaaacctaagtttattttTACTGgtttgataaaattaataaagatttctgattaatttataaatttactaGTTTAATCAAAACAATGAGTCtattataattaagtttaataaaataaacttcctatgttttttatttgttttgattATCTAATAAGGAAAAATGGAAGCACTTtaagaatatataaaattaagaatACTCGAATTAAAATCTATTTGCCATTTTAGAAATCCAAATGTAGTTCAACTAAAGAATTATGTCTTGTGAGTTATCAATCTAGGGACTGTAGGGGTAGATGTCAATTTAAGTAATTAGAGAAGAAACTTTTTTCTTTTGGGGTTGTGTGATTTAGCCAAACATATTGATTAGATTGATAAAGGTAAATTTATTGGACAAATAAATAGATATAAGAAAATCCAATAGATGAGAGAAATTAAGTtaaattggtaaaaaaaaaaaaactaatcaaaTAAGACAATTATTAAACAACTAGTTATATCATCCTTTAGTTACGTGTCTcgaggaaaaatttctataaattcatcATAATTGGAGCTCGAACTGTGGATGCCTGAATGACAACCTGAATGACGTTATCcaacctgattaatcattttttcttttgttacaataaaaaataaataaaataatataattcttaatccatttcattttcatttttattactattttattttGAATCAAACACAGTGCAAAGGTCAAACATCCCTAGCTAAATGTAATTTGTTGCTCAATTGTACAAACTCAATGATTTAACTAGTACAAGTGCTTCACTAATGCTTCTACTTTTTAGAAAATGATCATGTAAGAAATAATTCATCAACTATATAAAGTACAGAATCTAATCGAGCAATCAATTGTATCTCTATCCATTTTTTCAATCATTAATGTTTGAAAAAAACTAATCAGCTACAGTGCACTGATTCATTTTTGTTAGTGTTATGGTGACTCTTGCTTTGTTATCCTTAACTAGGCTTAAAATGTCCCTAGTAGTTTGTTTGTTATCGCTGCAACTTGTTTGTATGTTCTTTAGGAATATATAGATTAACTGTAAAGGTACTTTTTGATTCTTTAGCAACAGGTGTTTTCAGTATCTTGATTATAATGTAAGAACTTTGCTTGTTCCACTAGCCAATTCAGTTTTACTTTCTTGTTTCTGATGTCAGGTTTTAATACTATTTAGTGAGTTCgagcaaaaatatataaaaaagattCACGTTGATTTAGCAACAGTAGGAGACCAAGAATAAGGCCCTGTacaatttaatttttctaaaagtGCAGTTAACTGCAAACTCATACATAACTAGATATAGAGACCCTTCATAGTTCATAATCCTCAAAAATGAGGGTTACTTCAATCTCAACTAGCTATCATCTATCATGCATTTCGAATGGATTGTTGGCCTCACTTCGTCGAATTTTCAAATATcactgtgttagagtgtatactaaaagcctagtttttggtataaacatttatctagaaataagaatcacattggtcaaatatctacatttatgataaatgtagttgttcaattaatttatattgtagataacatggtgtgtggtgtcacacacagaggatcatgttatcagtaccttataaattataaacagtagctcacgaccataaatggaaaggaacaaaccattggaaggtcgtagtgtaattaggtattagtttatcttaactatataattacactagtacacttagagtgtattgagtaggaccattagaggtcgtttcttttatactgactttataaagaaacaaagacctcagttattatggaagtgtgtgctcttaatcctaatataataacgagcacatatatttgatatttatttctttaatttatcaatgggtgagatttagttcgatgaatcaataagcccgataagttgggaaatgatatcacttatagtgtgtgttgttgattatagaaggaaacgtgtcctagtgatctaggttgagaatgtccccaagaggagctcataaggattgtcatgttaaacctgcagtggacttagtccgacatgacgatgaagttgagtggtactactcttgagctagatattaattaagtgagttgtcagtaacttacttaattagtggacatttgttatcttgaacacagggagactaacacactcataataagaaggagccaaaatgtaatttgggattggtgcgtagttcaataatagttctttagtggaatgaattattattgatgaaattaagttgtgtgttcagggaacacggatgcttaatttcatcgggagaccaaaaccaattcctcctctcgatccctatcgtagcctctagtatatagagatttatacccaccgatacccaccttcttacccatccaatgggcgggccaagctagcttggaacccaagctagggccgccaagtccaagtggatgagccatgtaggtggcggccaaagcttgggtcccaagcttaggtggtcggccactagaatattaaaaggatttttattaaaattatttcttatgtggatatcatgattttaaagagagttaaaaattaaaatttcctttataactttctacaaaagattaagagaagagattaatctctttccttatttgtagtttaaaaggatggttttaatttttgtaaaactttccttatttgtaaatcatctacatgattaaagagagtttaaaatttgaaatctttccttatttgttgattaaaggaggattttaaattttaagaaaactttccttttaaacatattcatgatttaaagagagtttaaaattaaatattctcttttataagtttctacaaaagattaagaaaagatttgatgtctttccttatttgtagattgaaagagattttaattttagagataactttcttttatccacatgtttaaaagaaagattttaatttattaaatttccttttataaaccaatcatgaagggataaaattattggagaatttttataaatttctgaaacaaattaggaagttttaattcttgtttaattaaaactctccttgatttgaggaaataagtggccagccatgtttaagtgagaagaaaaattattttaattaaaataaaattttccttttcatgacaaaagaattaaggaagtttttaattaaatttccttatttgccaagaccaaggattataaaagagggggtagagaaggcttcatggtgaacaacctctattattttctccctcttttcttccttggtgtggccggcctccttcctttctcttctctccatcttgtggccggacctctcttcctcattgaagatcaagtggtggccggattttagcttggagaagaaggagagaaagcttacatcccttggagcttgattggtggaaaaagatcttcatctcttggaagcatagtgcttggccgaaacttgaagaaaggagaagaaggtgctttggtggtttctcatctcggaagatcgttgcctacacaacgtccgaggttagaagaggaatacggtagaagatcaagaggtctttctaaaaggtataactagtaatttttctttccgcatcatactagttatttttggaaataataccaaatacaagaggcatgcgattctagtatttcgaatatgtttttcgatgttgtgttttttttgttttctttttccttgtgatttgattgttcttttcggttaacctaaagttattttaggaaattaaatattagctttccataaaaggttttgtctagtcggtggtggttgctcccatatccaagaaggccatgtgcctcgccacgtcagtactgggaaccaattatggaaattaatatttaatggaattaataacttaaggtgatttgggttgaacgtgttaagttccgcaggagacccaagtcaaaacctaaaagaacgaatagattaagttttggatcaaacgtgttaagttccgcaggcgatccaaaatttaatttaaaagaacacatggtagctaggaaaaggttcagacctttgtacaaaatttttgtacagtggaacctctaggctttccgagtagcaaccaacacactgCTCAATTACTTTTTTTTGAACTAGTTTAGCCTTCATTGCCATCTAGGTTTTGGTTAATTAGTTTAGGTTTGACTCTTTGGTGACTACCCTTATGATCACTTGGAAGAATTCTAATTCAATCACTCTTTTAAGGTCTAGTGATCATGAAATAGTAATCATAAATTTACTTGGGACATTATGCTAATATAGAATCAATTCCCAAAACAAAGAATAAACCTTCTTCAGGTAATACAATTAGATTGAATTGCCTTTCGAACAAGATGGAGCGATTAAGAGATCTGATCTGTGATTTGTGCTTTACTTGGTTGCATTACTTATGCAGCTGAAAATAGAGACAGGAATGACTGATATGCAAATTTTGGTCAAAAGCAAGATCATTCCAAACCTCAATGAAAACTTGTTGCTTGATTGGTGATGCCATTTCCTTTCATTCATCCATTAGGATTGCTTCACTCATGCCCACTAGCCGAAGAGTGGAGGTCATAACAAAGATCCAAGAACAATTTCCTATGTTGTCTTTCGGTAGTTTAAACCTAACCTATAGTACAATCTATGGTGTTATTGGCATTAAATGAAAAAGGCTAAGTAAATATCTTTTACAACTCTACCTTTTTCTCTTTGCACCAATTTATCTTCTAAGCTTTGCATTAGAGTAGTATCAAGCTATTGCAATGTGAAATCCACCCACTAATGCACTTAATTTAATCTGAAACCCTGGAGCACACTCTATAAATTGCCGTTTCCATGCTTTAGTTTGTGCCAACCTTTACATTCTCAGCTCTCCACAGGTACAAGTCCTTTGTCAACTAAAGAATTCCATTCTTTGATTAGTCTATGAGATCAACCGTCATGGATGGTTTCTCAGTCGCAACGTGCAAAGTGATCACAAAATTTGCAAGCTGAACTCACAATCTTCTTCTTGCTTAAATCCTGCTTGTTTGCTTCttgttatttttaattatggacttttacactattttttttcttcatttaatACTCTAAGAAACATGTTGCTCTAATCTCGATATGTTTCTAGATGTTCAGTTACGATAGCTTTGAGTGTTTTATGTTCCAATCAAGTTAGAATAGTGATAGACCAAAAAGAAGGCTTTGGTACTTGAAGATTGAACACGAATTtcaagtttcaaatttcaaatttcaaattttttttaaaaaaaaaatacaatcttTGTCGAAGCATAGATTTTTCATGCCAAGATCTAAGTGCTGATGTGTTTTTGGGACGTTTGTTGCAGTTTATATTGAAAGATACTCAAAATTACTAGGAGCTTAACCATGGCGCTAGCTTCCATTCCACAACTGGTTTTGGGGTCGATTGCCTTCACCACGTTCTGGATGCTGGCGGTGTTCCCCGCCGTCCCCTTCCTGCCCGTCGGCCGCACTGCTGGGTCTCTGCTCGGCGCCATGCTCATGGTCGTCTTCCAAGTCATCGATCCCGAGCAAGCGTACGCCGCCATCGACCTCCCCATTCTAGGCCTCCTCTTCGGCACCATGGTCGTTAGCATCTACCTGGAGCGCGCGCAGATGTTCAAGTACTTAGCCCGGCTGCTGTCTTGGCGGAGTCAGGGCGGGCGCGACCTGCTCTGCCGCGTCTGCCTCGTTTCCGCCCTCGCCAGCGCGCTTTTCACCAACGACACCACCTGCATTGTGCTCACTGACTTCGTCCTCAAGCTCGCCAAGCAGCACGGCCTTCCCGCCAAGCCCTTCCTCTTGGCGCTCGCGTCCAGCGCCAACATCGGCTCCAGCGCCACCCCCATCGGCAACCCGCAGAACCTGGTCATCGCCGTCGAGAGCAAAATCTCGTTCACCAAGTTCTTCCTCGGAGTGCTTCCCGCCATGCTCGTCGGCGTCGTCATCAACGTGGCAATTCTTCTCCTCATGTTCTGGAACCAGTTGGGGAGTAAAAAACAGGGAGCCGAGTTGGATGCAATCTCCGAGAACGAAGTGGACGGGCACACCTTCTTGCCGGCGAGGATGTCGCACCCTGATCCATCAGAGGGGAATGCCTCCGACAACGATGACGTCGAGAAGAACGTATCTAAGAAGGGTTGCTACCAAGTTCAGAAGTTTGTGCCAAAGAAGGAAGCGTTCTTGAAGACCTCTGTTTATGTTGTGAGTTTAGGGATGCTGGTCGCTCTGCTGATGGGGCTTAATATGTCATGGTCTGCCATTTCTGCTGCTTTGATACTGGTCGCCATCGACTTCAAGGACGCCGGACCCTGTCTCGATAAGGTAATCACCCTGTTTCTTAACCCCCAAGATCATAAAGAGAAGCTGATTAACAATTTCTGTGTTCTATCTCCTTCAGGTTTCATATTCGCTGTTGGTGTTCTTCTGCGGGATGTTCATCACTGTCGATGGATTCAACAGGACCGGAATTCCTAGTGCATTTTGGAACTTCATGGAACCTTATTCGCGAATTAATCATGTGAGCGGCATCGCAGTGCTCTCCATCGTCATACTGCTGCTCTCCAATTTGGCATCCAACGTACCAACTGGTGGGTTCATGAttcatcacacacacacacacacacacacacgtaTCCGTTTGTTGGTTTCTTGAAATAATGGACACGTCAACTTGCATGCAGTATTGTTGCTGGGAGTTCAGGTGGCGAAGTCGGCGGCGGCAGTGTCGCCCAAGTACGAAACGAGGGCGTGGCTGGTGCTGGCGTACGTGAGCACCGTCGCCGGCAACCTGTCGCTGCTGGGATCGGCAGCGAATCTGATAGTATGCGAGCAAGCGCGGCGGTCGGAGCTCCACAAGTTCAATCTCTCCTTCTGGGCTCACATTGTGTTTGGGCTTCCGTCGACGCTCATCGTCACCGCCGCCGGGCTTCCGTTGATCAGAGGTTGACCGGCCAACTATGCACGAATTGATCGGGACGATAAGTGTGTATCCAGATGTTATCTAGAATTTCTGCTCCAGTTGATTGGCAATCTATGGGCTTTCAGTATATAAAGTTAAACACTGATGTACAGAGTATTTATCTCCCTATAACTGCATGCATGATCGTTTGTCTGCAGTACTTAGTAACTTCATCATATGCCTTTAGGAGCTCAAAGTCATTTCAATGGAAGTAATTTTGCTTCTGTTCAAACTTTGCTCGAAGTCAACGCCGAGCCGAGGAAGATGAATCATGAAAGCACTCGTGACGAGTGCTATTTCCTGACTTAGAGAAGAAACAGAGTAGTGGGAGAGTTCGGTTCGcagaaatataaaagaaggatGACGTAGTTACTACTATCTATATTTTGACTTTGAGACAACTAGAGATGGAAGAGTTTGATTCGCGGAATCAAAAAGAAGGATAACATAATTATTCTTAAGGAATATAATAGATAAgtatgaaataaataaatattttttatttgctTTATAAAGTATGGTAGACAAACAAATAAAGCCCCATTGTAGCTCAACTGCAAAAGGAAACTCAAAAAAACTACAAAATTCAATATCATCTATAATGTAATTTAATAGCATTAATTTGATAGACTAATACTTTAAAATCTACATATAAATCCATTTTAAAATTCAGTATACAGAGAGAATAATAATTCCTCTGCCGCCAGATGTCTACGCAGTGTGCGGCACACATCTGTTTCTTAATGATGCTTATTTATGGCACTAGATAGCGATTGAATCTATCCGATGCGCCTGTAACCATGACTTCACGTTGCAACTTGTGTTTAAATCATGGGATCTAGTTGTGTTCCTCGAGCACAAAActtgtcttttgtttttctttttctattagtAGATATACAGTTGCAAATGCTGTGAAGGGTTTTGAACTTTTGATGAAGAGGTATAGATGCAGACTACTGgatgaatttggtaaaataacagTTACCATGAGCGATCTGTACATAGATTGATTAACTTGACCCCATCTGGCAAGTCTTTGTATAAATATATGATTGGATGCGTCCACGTCTCCAATCTGTCCAACCACCACACCACCTCTGGAAAAGAGCTAGGGGGGAGCGAGATCCTCCGCCATGGCAGAGGAGCAGCCTGTTGCAGTCCCGGCCGTCGTCTCCGTCCTCTCGGCCATCCTCCAGCGGCAGGCGGAGCGCAACGACGCGGCCTCCAGCGGCTGCCGAGCGCCGTCGGCCTTCCACGGCGTCCGGAAGCCGTCCATCTCAGTGCACCGCTACCTGGAGCGCATCTTCCGCTACGCCTGCTGCAGCCCCTCCTGCTACGTCGTCGCCTACATCTACCTCGACCGCTTCGCCGGCAGCCACCCCGCCGTGACCCTCGACTCCTTCAACGTCCACCGCTTCCTCATCACCAGCGTCCTCACCGCCGTCAAGTTTATGGACGACATGTACGTTtcttaattatatttatcaatgCTGCAATCGATCGAATTCGAAGCTCGCAATTGCATTGCTTAGTGCTTCTTAATTTCCTTTACTCTGTTCTTAAATTTGCGATCCCATAAATTgccacctctctctctctctctctctctctacacATGCCAACTAAGAATGAGTTGGGCGTGCCGTCAAAAAGGATTCTGGCAGCATGTGGTTaataaaacaaaagaagaagaagaaaagaaagaaaggaaaaaaaaaaaaaaacctttggtTTAATTCTGTATGTTCGACAGGTTGATTGTGAAGAGAATGAGGGTTGAGACAAATAATTGGAACCATTCGTCAGAACGCCCTTTTCATATATATCGGATATTGACAATGAGTTGGAAGATAGTGGCTTCCTTTAGATGGTATCTTCAAAGAACCAATTATCAAATCACATCACATCAAGTATAATACAGTAGTTGCAAGTAGCCAAGAGTATTGTTGTATGAATTGGCTATCTATCTCCAAGACTCCAACAATTAACTCAAGAACACAATCAAGATTTCTAATTGCTTAAACACTAGCTAATTAATTTTAGTTCATTATACGTGCAGATACTACAACAACGCATACTATGCTAAAGTTGGGG
Coding sequences within it:
- the LOC122017995 gene encoding silicon efflux transporter LSI2-like, which codes for MALASIPQLVLGSIAFTTFWMLAVFPAVPFLPVGRTAGSLLGAMLMVVFQVIDPEQAYAAIDLPILGLLFGTMVVSIYLERAQMFKYLARLLSWRSQGGRDLLCRVCLVSALASALFTNDTTCIVLTDFVLKLAKQHGLPAKPFLLALASSANIGSSATPIGNPQNLVIAVESKISFTKFFLGVLPAMLVGVVINVAILLLMFWNQLGSKKQGAELDAISENEVDGHTFLPARMSHPDPSEGNASDNDDVEKNVSKKGCYQVQKFVPKKEAFLKTSVYVVSLGMLVALLMGLNMSWSAISAALILVAIDFKDAGPCLDKVSYSLLVFFCGMFITVDGFNRTGIPSAFWNFMEPYSRINHVSGIAVLSIVILLLSNLASNVPTVLLLGVQVAKSAAAVSPKYETRAWLVLAYVSTVAGNLSLLGSAANLIVCEQARRSELHKFNLSFWAHIVFGLPSTLIVTAAGLPLIRG
- the LOC122017996 gene encoding cyclin-P4-1-like; its protein translation is MAEEQPVAVPAVVSVLSAILQRQAERNDAASSGCRAPSAFHGVRKPSISVHRYLERIFRYACCSPSCYVVAYIYLDRFAGSHPAVTLDSFNVHRFLITSVLTAVKFMDDIYYNNAYYAKVGGISLMEMNYLEVDFLFGIGFELNVTPVTFSYYCSILQREMCRESLPSPLPPAPAPAPAPAAPASRLLCCLAEEESSSCQQKQLAV